TAAAATTCTTCTAGTTATAGTTTTTTAACGGACTTATATAGAATCCCTGCAGATTGGAAAGTTGCTCGGGTTCAACCCATactaaaaaaaggaaaagaagcCAGCAAATCTTGAGATATCATGAGTCTGGTAACATCATCAGCGACTATCCATACGGCTTTCGTACAGATAGATTAACCGGGGATCTCCTGGCCTATGTCACCTATGTATCgactgaagctatagagaaatatggagAATATCGAGCAATCACTCTGGACATATCGAAGGCATCCTCACTAATTGAATTGATGGTCACAActcagaaaggtttgaggtcaacgctggtgttccccagggatgcatcttgtcactGACTCTATTTCACCTCTACATTaacgatctactcgacaaaaTTGATACTAGATCGAAATCTTTGCCGATGATAGCACACTGGTGACTTTGTTATCAGCCGCCCCAACAAACTCGGCTAACATCCAAATCCTTACGAAGAAGGCTTGTGCTAcggctcaggatttggtcctgcaAATTCacttgttgggtgttgaggttggGAGCAATCCTCATCAAGGCACATATTTATCCATATTTTGAGTATCGCTcccacatttggagctcggttcCCAAGAATACCCTGGGGATACTCAACTCGACAGATGTGAGCAATTCGGCTTATAGGCGATCCAAAGTTAACCAGAAAATTTGACAGTTCAGAGCATAGAAGACATGTCGTTGACTctgttttattgataatattaagACAAATGCTTTTCCGAattgtccaacataatcccacctatAGCAGTATCTGTAAGATTACTTGACATGCAGATGTAGCTCATGAATACCGATTTCGTCTACAGATGCCCAGAagtcaatttatcgggactccttTTTTtagagaagtgcaagcctgttgAATCAGCTACCAAAGCACATCTTTCTCAATCACTACAACATACaaaagttcaagatcaatattaACAAGCATCTCCATACGGCAGGTACCACTCGAACTACTGGAATGTAAATTTCGTGTCAAAAATATGAAGtctaatagtatattattcacgagTTAATAATAACTCGTTATACGCGAAtagaataattcattttatccacgactactaaatatttttcttagaaaattttgttacattattagaaacactattattttattctaacaaatatttcatcaaatatattattgttcattTAAATATAGTACGTAGTTATCGAAAATTAACAAATAGTAACAGAGCTATATCGAACcccaaaatataactaaaaccaaaaaatttgtcaatcaaaacagagatctcaaaattttgaaagcagataAATCTGATAAAACTGTTAtcatgaaatcagaagattataataataaaatgatgaaattattaaacgataagacaaaattaaacaagaccctacgaattcttatcaaaaacaaaataatgatctaatacgatcttgggaagaacaactttttatttcgccatcagatgcaaaaaaatgaaaattcacaatgcctTACCCCCTAAAATATACTCCATATAAACTCCACTAACCTGACATTCCCCTTCgaccgattgtttcaagtattcaaactcctctcaccctattatctaattatttgaaaaatattttgaaaaaaattttatatcaaaacaaatactatatcaaacACACgtgggatttcaaagaaaaaattaaaagtatcaaaactgaaacgaaacatcaaaacataaaacatttttccttaccatatgtaatAGGAcgttcccaacaattatcgtattatttcaataaatatgatgttagtataagtcataaaggatataatacattatccaaatatttcactaaattaaaatctaaaacaactAGAAACAAAAggagtaatattatatatcaagtgcctcgtactaattgtgacgctgtctataAAGAGCAAACATCtctgtatttagaaaatagactaaaaggtcatcaatacgatgaaaaaaatagaacagcattaacgaaccatgaaatatcaaaaaaacataaattcaattataaagattcaaaaattctttaaacggaatctaatacacgaaaaagagaatttttagaaatggttcacatttataaaaacgaaaaagctataaatgataaaaaagatctaaataatttaagtaaagaACCCGATTTCTACTGTCATATGATTTAAGACCCACTTtggtttcatataaaaaaattgtacaatttttaattgtccacttttgttataaaaccCAATTCAGATGGTTCATTTTTTATGCTCGGAGAATTGAGGAGTTCATAACTGATTTGCGCTGTATCACATTCGAGCACGAGGTCTGTTTCTAATGGACTCACTGAAACACTTGCAGTTGTTGCTATATACAATCTGTTTCCGAAATACATTACATATGTTTTTGGTACAGCACTCTTTGAAATGCTCATTATCTGTGGTAGGGTTTTGAACCATTCCTAATATACCGAGAGTACAAGtagactgattttttttttcccGTTTGCTTGcaacaaaaaaaacagtttttaccCTAGAAGCATTTCTGTCGCAAATACACAATGATTCCATATAAGTTTCTATATGTGTATTCTAAGGAAATTTATAAGTTCAgtggtatttaaaaattttgaaattggatGAGTAATGAAATCAATTTGGAATTAACGAGAAGTTAATTGGAGAATTGATACCTATGTATAAAAAgaagtttatattttaatgttcTAATTCTAAATTTCTTTTGCAGGATTTCAAACCAGTTGCTTATCCTAAAAATCAATATGGAAAATTGTACACAGGAGACTCATATATTATCCTAAATGTAGGTATTAAATGGAAGCAATTCCTGGAATTctagattataaataattattttttacagacaaaaatacgaaataatgGTGCCAAGGAATACGATCTACACTTCTGGTTAGGCTCCGAAACTAGTCAGGTAATGTTCTTATCTGCACACGGATGTAtcttaaattaaatatacatgtatacatatatatatatatatatatatatatatatatatatatatatatatatatataaaagtgaaTCAAATTAAGCATCAATTGCAGTATTAAAATATTAGGTAAGGAAGtagttaatatataatatattaagtTAAGATATTTAGGTATAAGTAGTGacaattttataagaaaacgGACCTCACGACATGAATGTGTTAATAAACAGTGGTAAAGAATAATTTAAGGACACACCTGTTTTACAAATTAAGTTTTATTGTGTAATTTGTACATTATTAAATCGAGTGATGATAGACTATCATTCAGTGATACTTGtgaaaacaattgaagaatAGATAAAAAGAAAGCGAACATGAGCGTGGGAATTTATTGGCAAAAGAAGGAAAAAGTATGAAAGTTTTTTCGGTTAATCAATTGTGACGACACGAGTGTGCTTATCTTAAACAAGGAGATAAACAGTAATtcatattttaacaataaatatagttAGAGCCCAAAGAAAACGACTATTAATCTTCCTGATGCTTTATGATTAACTGATATAGACTTTTAGGATCTCttcagaatgtgggatggctgtagCTGCCAGATATCTTcgtttcatacgctcccaggtgtagtgctctggagttccgtagTGTCTCACACTTCTAGAGAacgtggatagaggtttcgtcctctgcaCAACAGAATCTGCAGATTACACTTAAAGTTGGAgaaatagaataatttattattaatcacaAGAAAGAAAACATTCTGTGGATGTCAGCATATTTACTGTATCTGATTATTAATGTATTAAtctatgataataaaatataatcaacttCCTACATAATAAGAAGaaagaattttcttgatatgTGCTTTGAATATTGATAAAACATTGTACATTGACTCAAGGTTCTTACAATTTTCAAGTGTTTCTTTCACATTTGTGATCATTTTATTCAGCATATTCTTTGAGATTTTGGTGAAAGGTCCTGTTTCGATTAAGCTGTCCACTTTTAAGTAAAAACAATCTCTCCTCCTCAAACTCCTGACagtattcaaatttatttttctgactaatggatttttattcttaatagaCAAATTTTTCGAGATCTGACTTCTGCATGCTTCCCGGACGAAATTCCTAGTGTCATGGGGAAGATACTGAAAGGAGGTTTCAATATATCCAATAATTTCGCCAAGATCGCAATCGATAGTAACTGTGAAACCCAAAGAAAATGGGATACTCTTGTCATGATACAGTGGGTGACGTTTATAAATTAAGATGATGCTGGACAATATACGGGAGAAATGTTGTTAACAATGTTTGTGGGGAGGGAGTTTTACAGGTgtgcgttttgataaccaagagTCTCTGAAGCTATGACAATCATTAGGTTCAAAAAAGATCATATTCAAGCTCACCAATTGATTGTTCTCCTTTTGATCatctattcatttaaaattattaggCAACTCAGGTATAGAGAATAGCtcagaaattttgataaaggtatataatttttttgttgatgcATACGGCggagcaaattttttttataatcaatttatagttgaattttcttttaaaatatggGCAAAACGAATCTGTCAAAAATCAAGctttttttttgagtatatGTGATCACAAAAATCACTTTCAAGCCAGTGGAAATCTCTTAGTCTTtagacattttattattttgcccTTTTAAGATATCAGCAAGGCTGCTTAggaacaaacaaataaatgtcTTTATATACCATTTTATTCATATgcattttagatattttgaaataaaatcatttcttgTGAAAAGTTGAagatatattttccaattttattcaaaatctgCAAAGCTAAATTATTTACTTGATTTTATACAACCAGTACTACAATAAAGTGGTACTATGACgggtttttaaaaaagaaagatttaaattttagtttctttaaattctGTAAATTTTTGATTGGCCAAATCGCAGTCtccattctgtttttgtttctgtttgTTGAAACAATAGGTCTCATTGCCTTCCCAGGTTTGTGAATTTTGGGAAGGCAATAGAGCTTTGGCAATGTTGGGTTACTTACGGATAAGTTTCTCTTTCACATTTGTGATCATTTTATTCAgaatattctttgaaattttggtATAAGGTCTTGTTTTAAGCTGTCGACTCTCTCGAAATTGTCCTTAGTATCCAATATAACAACCTTGTTTCCCTTATCTGCTTCTAAGTAACCTTTCCTCCTCAAACCCCTAACAGTACTTCTGACTTCTGCACGCCGCTACACACAACAGTAAAACCTTAACCGTTATTCAACAGGTCCACCGCGTTTCTGTCTGGAAAGAAAAGTTTTCCACAATGTTGGTAGGCTTTGAAGAAATTTTCTTAGACtgtggttttaattttttcaatttcttacttAAAACAGACATCTtatattttgaatcaataaCCCTGAACATGTTTCTTTTGAAATTCTACATTGCTTAATTTATGTGAAACCACCTTTgtccaaaatcaaaatgaaaaacaagatgAATTTGCTCTGGtacctttcaatcctgtttACGGTTTATACAAAGGGATTGgaagaaatttttaacagaatGGGTTTTAAATTGTTGGGTACTTCtaagaataaaatatcaaatttgggAAAGAGTAgcatatatgaaattagctgtagTGATAGTGAcgggaagtatattgggcatactaagagatccgttaatgTTAgctttaaagagcacatagctcatttaaaatatgaacggaccgaaaaattgagtattgccgatcacgctgccagtcataatcttgacataaatattaatactgtaaaattaataaaaaaaattatccaataaatatgaacaaattCCTTACAACCCACTCTATGGTTTTGTAgttaaggaataaatgtgaagattcccgccgAGGAGCTTTttccgctggaattaatttttgcaggataaggtttattggtggggaAATTTAGTATTAAACAGGTAACtcaagttaataggttttagtgtaccttcagtctctgaggacgataacttggttatcgaaacgcgcgtcagacagtgtaatcgtgattATTGAagtgatagtgtaaacagtatgaatatcaccaatggttACAAAAATTCTAACTTAGATGAAAAAAAGCCGGTACCTACAAACTTCAAATTTGGTAGAATCCTgcaattataatttgtttactaTAAACTCTCATGATTTATCGCTGTCACAAGTGTCAAAGTGAGAGGACAATGAGCTTTGGTAAAATCTTGTGTGTTACTATTTTTTTGACATAGTTTACGGTAGGTTGTAAAACTATAAGGTATTTGCCAGAAAAAAGTTCTATTGTTCCACTAAGCTATACACCATTTTCGCgtaaaatcaatttcaattatttttatttgtggaatTATTGGAATAGGAAGTGATATTCATAAACAAAAGTCATTCTTAAGAAAGATACTTCATTAAAACAGCAAAACGACACTATTAACAACTAAAATTACAGTGTACAATATCGGTTAttgattaacaaaaaattgatgcaaTTATAAACTAGAAATATGTAATTCAGCAAAATCATCAGttcaataaaatacttattatattGTGGATCATCAACTTATGTTTGTTATGACGGTTCCAAGTACAATACAATGTATGAACAATAGTCTATTTCTGATAAATTGAATCTCTAGACTTATCTGGTAGTTTTCCACGTAactaaaattaacaaaacaattcATTTCAGTATTTGATGAGATGTATAGAAATTTCTGTTTAATTAGGATGAACAAGGTTCTGCCGCCATATATACTGTCCAGTTAGATGAACAACTCAATGGAGAGCCCATTCAACATCGAGAAATTCAAGATCATGAGTCTCAATTGTTCTTGTCGTATTTCAAGAATGGTGGGATTAGATATTTACCTGGAGGTGTTAACTCGGGTTTCCACCATGTTGATTCTAATGCCGTTGAAAAAAGACTTTTCCATGTTAAAGGCTCCAGAAATATTAGAGTTAAACAAGTCACTCCTACAATTGCTTCGATGAACACCGGTGACTGCTTCATTCTTGATATTGGAAAAGATATTTATGTTTACGTGGGAACTAAAGCTAGAAGAGTAGAACAACTAAAGGCTATTAACGCGGCCAATCAAATTAGAGATCAAGATCATGCAGGCAAAGCTAAAGTAACTATAGTTGGTAAGTAAATATTCAgaatatcttattattattaatttctaactaaggaataaataaattatggaGGCTTATGAAGATGTCCCAAGTGGATGCTAATGTCGTATCTTGTGTTTGAATAGTTTGGATGATTTTATTTCTCGAGAGTTTCTCGAATTAGTATAATTTGGTAGAGCAGATTAGGATGATGGTTTCAATTTAGTTTGGACTCGATATAAGTTTAGCTTTGACAAACCTGATTAGGTGGGAGTATTTCTGTTGTACTCGTAGCTTAAAGATTGTATGAATACCGTAAGGTTTGAagattgaaaattatgtattcaACCTTCAATGTAAGAAagggatatttttatttgattatctACACGAAGGAGGGAGGCGGAATGGGAATTGAAAAAGGGATCTTGAACATTGCAATAAAATCAAGTTTCCTTAAAAAAGTCCAAAAGAAGGTCACGTAATCGCCTATGATGATAACGTATCGCCTATGATGATAACGTAGCAACTATAAATATTATGTAGAAGTGgcttcaattgaaattgaaacgaGTCAGTTAGAGATAAGGAACAcacaaacaaatgaaaatgtgcAAAAAGTAGAGAATCAAATAGTTGAAACACTATTTGAACGTTTACGAAACGATGTGCGGATAAAAGGATCTTAAAAATGAGCCCACAACTCTCATTTCCAATATATCAACACGCCGTGACAAAAGTAGCATTTTATCCAAGAGTTTATGCTAGCTAAAAGTGTTCATATCTATCCACATCCGCAATATAAACTACATTTTTCAAAAGACGGCTtctcaaaaataacaaattcacAAACTACACAGATGCCGGgttacatttaatttattttaatataaattagatATTGATTCTTTCATGACATTGATTGAATATTATGGTAATTGGCAGTTTTACAAATGACAATCTGGACCCTCAGACAtatatattcgattttcatTTGCACCTACTTCCATTAAATGTATTCCTTCTAAACTTTAACCGTTTATCCTACAATAAATAGGGTCATTACACTGATTTTCACGTTTTTGCTCATATTTCTTGGAGAATAATagattttccattatttttttaatgataactTTATCTTCGTCGAcgcctttttaaaaataagtaattgattagtatcatatttgaaaacatcCAATCATAGATGTGATTTGGTGTTGTTTTAGATCTGTATAGTCCAGAAAGTGACTACATCCATTTCTTTGAAGCCTTAGGAGAAGGCTCCAAAGACGAGGTACCGGATGATACCACAAGCAGTGATGATGAAAGTTTTGAGAGAACAGAAGAAGCACTTGCTACTCTTTATAAAGTTTCTGACGCTACTGGATCTTTACAAGTTACTAAAATTGCACAAAAACCTTTATCACCGAACTTATTGGACCCCAATGACTGCTATATTTTGGACACAACAGATGCGTTGTTGTATGTATGGATCGGAAGCCAATGTGATGCTAGAGAAAAAAAAGAGGCAATGAGTAAGGCAGATGGATTTCTCAATTTACACAGCCATCCAAAATGGACACACGTTGAAAGGATCGTGCAAGGAGCTGAGCCTGCTGCTTTCACACAATATTTCAGGTACCTTAAcatttgtattatatatatatatatatatatatatatatatatatatatatatatatatatatatatatatatagagagagagagagagagagagagagagagagaaaacaaaaataaatgtagtCTCAATCGATAAACAATGTCTGCCTAATGTCAAAATGTCAGTTGATACACCAAATTTCCAGTAAAAAATCTTAGGAATATATTATGGCTAGTGGAGCCCAACGTCTACAAATTGTTATAGAATATGGAGGTAAAATGGAAACTCGGCAACGGATATGAAATTTGTTCAATCCAAAGTAACTACCTAGAGAAAAAATTTAGAGAGACTTACCAGTTGATAGTATCTTGTTACAACACGAATGTGCACCGTCGTTACACGTAATGTTCGCAATTTTTTAATCTGTGTTTTCCTGGGAGGTGGAATGGTATACGAGTACCTATTGAGTGGCCTCTAAGATTGATAGATCTTACACCTTTAGATAAACCGCAAAATCTTTAGGAATTGCTAGACCGAATTAGAGATGAAGTTAATAGGATTGCTTTAAAAGTTATTCATAATGTGCAAGAAGAATTTGTTGGTCCAATTCTTTATTGTCAAGAGACCGGTGAATGGCGTTCTGGGCATTGAATTTAGTTAAATAATATTctgtattaattaatttaaaattacaatttttttattgtgaaattattttctgaatagattattttttgaagaataagGTATAAAAGACCCACATTTTCACATTTCAAAATTGGATTTGCACACTAATGAAAAAacgatatttgaaattaataaactgacctgatttttatcaataataaattggtggcaaaataatgaatttattccaaaaacttATCGCGCTCTTTGTATTGTCCGATATTCAATTTacaatgtacaatttttatttttttctacataggTCATGGCAAGGATTTGGGGAGACACATCCAAGATTGCTACGTTCTATAAGCTCTTCTGCACGTCTGTATCATTGTCAAATTCGTTCTAGATCCCACAGGttgaaagttgaagaaattaaaCGCTACGAACAAGAAGATCTTTATGATGATGATATTATGATACTGGATGCCAACGATATTATTTTCGTCTGGATAGGAAAAGGTGCTAGTGATGAAGAACGTGCTAAGGGACCCAAATATGCACATGTGagtatttcatttgttttggaTAACTATCTacttaattcaattttcatcgtttatttatgatgttttagaaaataaaagtggattattttttagaaaatgttgTCCCGGCAAGGTCGTGAGGATATTCCCATAAAAGAAATTAACCAAGGTGATGAACCTGAGGAGTTTATCAAACATTTTCCAGCCTGGGCACCGGATTATTGGGATAATATGCCTGATGTAAGGAGTTTCATCAAAAATGAGAGAGAATTAGAATCttcataattattttgtgtACCTACTAACTGAGTGTTAATAATAACTGAAGATATTTATCATCAACGCCAATGATAATTTAAGGgctttatttgaaataataatggaTACATTATACATTTACTGGTTCTTAACactatattattgataatattttgtatagGTATATATATTTAGTTTGTAACATTTTAAAGCGATTAATACTTATAAAAAGCTATatgaaatgatttttaaaatgtattttttatcactAACAATATTTTCCTATCATtcgaaattaacaaaaagtgttTTCCTACATGGAATTGAATTCACAGCAAGGCGACTTCATGAGAATTCCAAAGAATCTCTTATTAAGGCtgatagaaaaattgaaaacgaCGACAATATCAGTAGGAAataaaaagccgtgagcagcaaagctccatcacgaaagtcgaatttttcgtcgaatgaagaatttaactaatacacaaacaaatctttccataaaatgaatttcttggaaatgatatcaattctcaatcttatttctttatatggaaaatttgctattcctcaataacttttcatttcacaagttaactctctctctctctctctcgaatgaaaattcataatttcaatagacccggtggtctcgaaccctcttgttcaattccaattgacaacaaagaaaaaattgtcataatgacaagaaatttcgaaaatgggaagtaaaaaaaatctccctagcaacgatcatactcgtattattcattaaataggaggcggtccagttcaacaattacaacaatcaaaatgatttcgggcgtttgtgttagaagaactgaagaagaaaactttgaacttgagaaagacaattttcaacatcacccctacttgcatgcgaagttcgaaccctctagttaattctggccaaaaaataagaaaatataacaaaaatgaccataaaatggagaggggtggagatggaaagtttcgaccttagacaggaaatcatctcgcaactaattgaacctacatgtgaaa
This portion of the Diorhabda sublineata isolate icDioSubl1.1 chromosome X, icDioSubl1.1, whole genome shotgun sequence genome encodes:
- the LOC130451375 gene encoding actin depolymerising venom protein gelsolin 1-like translates to MPKMLKLGAICSGVFLCIAFLVYLQGCDCATTNRRQQFSQPTGFTSRPNQQTGKKVKLMDPAFENAGQQAGLQIWRIEDFKPVAYPKNQYGKLYTGDSYIILNTKIRNNGAKEYDLHFWLGSETSQDEQGSAAIYTVQLDEQLNGEPIQHREIQDHESQLFLSYFKNGGIRYLPGGVNSGFHHVDSNAVEKRLFHVKGSRNIRVKQVTPTIASMNTGDCFILDIGKDIYVYVGTKARRVEQLKAINAANQIRDQDHAGKAKVTIVDLYSPESDYIHFFEALGEGSKDEVPDDTTSSDDESFERTEEALATLYKVSDATGSLQVTKIAQKPLSPNLLDPNDCYILDTTDALLYVWIGSQCDAREKKEAMSKADGFLNLHSHPKWTHVERIVQGAEPAAFTQYFRSWQGFGETHPRLLRSISSSARLYHCQIRSRSHRLKVEEIKRYEQEDLYDDDIMILDANDIIFVWIGKGASDEERAKGPKYAHKMLSRQGREDIPIKEINQGDEPEEFIKHFPAWAPDYWDNMPDVRSFIKNERELESS